Proteins encoded in a region of the Cytobacillus pseudoceanisediminis genome:
- a CDS encoding FliA/WhiG family RNA polymerase sigma factor: protein MTDLITEESTYWAKWVDSRDAQAGNFLVKKYLPLVSYHVQRISATLPKNVSRDDIRSLGLMGLYDALEKFDPARDLKFDTYASFRIRGAILDGLRKEDWLPRSTRDKAKKIDAAIEKLEQRLMRNATVHEIAEEAEMQEDEVYSVMNEHFYANILSIDEQPDADEKDGSYSIKDEKAIIPEEKVLKNELLEEMAEKILQLNEKEQMVLSLFYKEELTLTEIGEVMGLSTSRISQIHSKSIFKLRQLLEKAI from the coding sequence ATGACAGACCTGATAACCGAAGAAAGCACATACTGGGCTAAATGGGTCGACTCTCGTGATGCTCAAGCGGGGAATTTTCTTGTGAAAAAATATTTGCCTCTTGTAAGCTATCATGTACAGCGGATATCCGCTACCCTGCCGAAGAATGTTTCAAGAGATGATATTCGTAGCCTGGGGCTAATGGGGTTATATGACGCTCTGGAAAAATTTGATCCTGCAAGAGATTTGAAATTTGATACATATGCTTCTTTTCGCATTCGCGGTGCAATTCTGGATGGATTAAGGAAGGAAGATTGGCTTCCGCGAAGTACGAGGGATAAAGCGAAAAAAATAGATGCTGCCATTGAGAAGCTGGAGCAGCGGCTGATGCGCAATGCAACTGTGCATGAAATTGCTGAAGAAGCAGAGATGCAGGAAGATGAAGTGTATTCTGTTATGAATGAACATTTTTACGCAAACATCCTTTCAATTGATGAACAGCCCGATGCTGACGAAAAGGATGGCAGCTACTCCATTAAGGATGAAAAAGCAATTATTCCAGAAGAAAAGGTATTAAAGAATGAACTTTTGGAAGAAATGGCTGAAAAAATCTTACAATTAAATGAAAAAGAGCAGATGGTGCTAAGTTTATTTTATAAAGAGGAATTAACACTGACAGAAATTGGCGAAGTGATGGGCCTATCTACCTCCCGTATATCTCAAATTCATTCAAAGTCAATTTTTAAGCTGAGGCAGCTGCTGGAAAAAGCAATATAA
- a CDS encoding chemotaxis protein CheD has translation MNNLLEVVKVGIADMNIVKTPSLIRTSGLGSCVGVVLYDLSAEIAGLAHIMLPDSSLAKGASFNSAKYADTAIRDLVSLLAKGGARPSGLKAKIAGGAQMFKYSSGSDLMRIGPRNVEAVKQELSFLKIAILGEDVGGHSGRTIEFNPQSGELMIRTVNKGQMII, from the coding sequence ATGAATAATCTTCTTGAAGTTGTAAAAGTAGGCATCGCAGATATGAATATTGTTAAAACCCCCAGCTTAATCAGGACATCAGGACTTGGTTCCTGTGTAGGTGTGGTTCTTTATGACCTTAGCGCAGAAATTGCCGGACTTGCACATATTATGCTGCCTGACTCCTCTCTTGCCAAAGGTGCAAGCTTTAATTCAGCTAAATATGCTGATACTGCAATCAGGGACTTAGTGAGCCTTCTGGCGAAAGGCGGGGCAAGGCCTTCAGGATTAAAAGCGAAGATTGCCGGTGGAGCCCAAATGTTTAAGTACTCCTCCGGAAGTGATTTAATGAGGATTGGTCCCAGGAACGTAGAGGCAGTAAAACAGGAACTTTCATTCTTGAAAATTGCCATTTTAGGTGAAGATGTTGGGGGCCACAGCGGCAGAACAATCGAATTCAACCCTCAATCAGGTGAATTGATGATTCGGACTGTAAACAAAGGCCAAATGATTATTTAA
- a CDS encoding chemotaxis protein CheA: MEMNQYLEVFIEESKEHLQACNEQLLELEKNPEDIKIVNEIFRSAHTLKGMSATMGYEDLANLTHQMENVLDAIRNQKIKVNAEILDVVFLAVDDLEAMVQSIAEGGDGKRDVSEAVEKLMLIEKGESPVQSAARAETAAAIAEPQGMIKSTYDDFEWTVIQQSKEQGFESYEISIALRADCLLKAARVFMVFEVLEKSGEVIKATPSVEQLEEEQFDQEFSVTIVTKETPEDIRQKLLKVSEVERIEVLRLSMENYSTQEALKEAEAAPPAAEVAAEAASDMPKEDKKAPTVKQVSNKTIRVNIERLDILMNLFEELVIDRGRLEQISKELNNQELHETVEHMSRISGDLQNIILNMRMVPIETVFNRFPRMVRQLARDLNKKINLEIVGAETELDRTVIDEIGDPLVHLIRNALDHGVETPEVRKENGKSEEGNVVLKAYHSGNHVFIEIEDDGAGINKDKVIKKALKNGIITEQTASALTDKQAYELIFASGFSTADKISDVSGRGVGLDVVKNTIESLGGSVSIDSKMGQGSIFSIQLPLTLSIISVMLVEIEKEKYAIPLSSIIETAIIRKEDILSAHNQKVIDFRGKVVPLLSLKEIFEVPSENHEEEFISVVIVRKGEKMAGLVVDSFIGQQEVVLKSLGNYLTSVFAISGATILGDGQVVLIVDCNALIK, from the coding sequence ATGGAGATGAATCAATATTTAGAGGTATTTATTGAAGAAAGCAAGGAGCATTTGCAGGCGTGCAATGAGCAGCTTCTGGAATTAGAGAAAAATCCTGAGGATATCAAAATAGTTAATGAGATCTTCAGATCAGCGCATACGCTAAAAGGCATGTCAGCCACTATGGGGTATGAAGATCTCGCAAATCTAACCCATCAAATGGAAAATGTGCTTGATGCAATCAGAAATCAGAAAATAAAAGTGAATGCTGAAATTCTGGATGTCGTTTTTCTGGCTGTTGATGATCTTGAAGCAATGGTCCAGTCAATTGCAGAAGGCGGTGACGGCAAAAGGGATGTTTCCGAAGCTGTAGAAAAATTAATGCTGATCGAAAAAGGGGAAAGTCCGGTGCAGTCTGCAGCAAGAGCCGAAACGGCAGCAGCAATTGCAGAACCGCAAGGAATGATCAAGAGTACATATGATGATTTTGAATGGACAGTTATTCAGCAATCCAAGGAGCAGGGCTTTGAATCCTATGAAATATCAATAGCATTGCGGGCAGATTGTCTGCTGAAAGCCGCCAGAGTATTTATGGTTTTTGAAGTACTTGAGAAGAGCGGGGAAGTGATCAAAGCCACACCTTCAGTTGAGCAGCTTGAAGAAGAGCAATTTGATCAGGAATTTTCTGTAACAATTGTTACCAAAGAAACGCCTGAAGATATCCGTCAAAAACTTTTGAAGGTATCGGAAGTGGAAAGAATTGAAGTGCTGCGGCTATCTATGGAGAACTACAGCACTCAGGAAGCTTTGAAAGAGGCAGAAGCTGCACCGCCTGCCGCGGAAGTGGCCGCAGAGGCTGCTTCAGATATGCCAAAAGAGGACAAAAAAGCCCCAACAGTAAAGCAGGTTAGCAATAAAACGATTAGGGTAAATATCGAGAGATTGGATATCCTTATGAATTTGTTTGAAGAATTGGTGATTGACAGGGGACGGCTTGAACAAATATCCAAGGAATTAAACAATCAGGAACTGCATGAAACGGTTGAGCATATGTCAAGGATCTCAGGAGACCTTCAGAATATTATTCTGAATATGCGCATGGTCCCAATAGAAACGGTATTTAATCGTTTCCCAAGAATGGTCAGACAATTGGCAAGAGATTTAAATAAAAAGATCAATCTCGAAATAGTCGGGGCAGAAACCGAACTAGACCGGACTGTTATTGATGAAATTGGCGATCCGCTTGTTCATTTAATTCGAAATGCACTGGACCATGGGGTTGAAACGCCGGAAGTCCGCAAAGAAAACGGAAAGAGTGAAGAAGGAAATGTCGTATTAAAGGCATATCACAGCGGCAATCATGTGTTCATTGAAATAGAGGACGATGGTGCAGGTATAAACAAAGATAAGGTTATAAAGAAAGCACTGAAAAACGGCATCATTACAGAGCAAACAGCTTCTGCTCTAACGGACAAACAGGCTTATGAACTGATTTTTGCTTCTGGCTTCTCGACTGCGGATAAAATCTCAGATGTTTCCGGACGGGGTGTGGGGCTTGATGTTGTAAAGAATACAATCGAGTCATTGGGAGGATCAGTTTCAATTGATTCAAAAATGGGGCAGGGTTCCATTTTCTCCATACAGCTGCCATTAACTTTATCCATTATTTCAGTCATGCTCGTTGAGATTGAGAAGGAAAAATATGCAATCCCTCTATCGTCTATTATTGAAACAGCTATTATCAGAAAAGAAGACATCTTAAGTGCGCATAATCAAAAGGTGATTGATTTCAGAGGAAAAGTGGTTCCGCTCCTATCTTTGAAGGAAATCTTTGAAGTGCCATCTGAGAATCATGAAGAAGAATTCATTTCCGTTGTCATCGTCAGAAAAGGGGAAAAGATGGCAGGGCTTGTTGTAGATTCCTTTATTGGACAGCAGGAAGTGGTTTTAAAATCCCTTGGAAACTACTTAACCAGCGTATTTGCCATTTCCGGTGCAACCATTTTAGGTGATGGACAGGTCGTCCTGATAGTGGACTGCAATGCATTGATTAAATAA